Proteins encoded together in one candidate division KSB1 bacterium window:
- a CDS encoding DUF937 domain-containing protein, giving the protein MPGFVEEFMAAMGPEVTKQISKNLGISQTVANQVVPQIIPMIISGLKKQKDEYGGPARVDHILNKYGSASVLDNLGALFSQKAKDESVDPRLGGLLGESGVQATNMIANQFKLNPSVAAKLIPMLAPVVLGYLTRKRDTQGVGSTGIAALLDQNGDGSILDDVAGFLMKGLLGGSGSQQAGNVLGSILGGLFGKKQKKA; this is encoded by the coding sequence ATGCCAGGATTTGTCGAAGAATTTATGGCGGCAATGGGTCCTGAAGTGACCAAGCAAATTTCGAAGAATTTGGGGATCAGTCAAACTGTCGCCAATCAGGTTGTTCCCCAGATCATTCCGATGATTATCAGTGGTTTGAAGAAACAAAAAGATGAGTATGGGGGTCCAGCGCGGGTAGATCATATTTTAAACAAATACGGGAGTGCCAGCGTTCTGGATAACCTTGGAGCACTTTTTTCTCAGAAAGCCAAAGATGAATCAGTTGACCCCAGGCTCGGTGGATTATTGGGTGAGTCGGGTGTTCAGGCGACCAATATGATTGCCAATCAATTCAAATTGAACCCAAGTGTTGCTGCCAAATTGATCCCGATGCTCGCCCCGGTGGTGTTGGGATATCTAACGCGGAAACGCGATACCCAAGGTGTTGGGTCGACTGGAATCGCTGCACTGCTGGATCAAAACGGGGATGGCAGTATTTTGGATGACGTTGCTGGCTTCCTGATGAAAGGACTTTTGGGCGGCAGTGGGTCCCAACAGGCTGGCAATGTGCTTGGCAGCATTCTTGGTGGCTTATTTGGCAAAAAGCAGAAAAAGGCTTAG
- the htpX gene encoding zinc metalloprotease HtpX has product MENNVRTFMLMAVLTVLFVLVGGQVAGKSGMIVAFLVAGAMNFFAYWFSDKMVLRQYRAQLAEPGSRLYRIVAEQAQKANLPMPKVYIIPEQSPNAFATGRNPQHAAVAATAGILNLLNDDELAGVMAHELAHVKHRDILTGTIAATMAGALAMLGQMARYGTMSRDPNRRQNPLGLMLIAIGVPIAAMIIRAMISRTREYAADEGGATISHKPLGLANALKKISQTVQSVPLSHGNAAHAHMFIINPFLGGLERLFATHPPVEDRIRRLQAMASTNR; this is encoded by the coding sequence ATGGAAAATAATGTTCGGACCTTTATGCTGATGGCCGTGTTAACGGTGCTGTTTGTCTTGGTCGGAGGTCAAGTGGCTGGTAAATCCGGCATGATAGTGGCATTTCTGGTCGCTGGGGCGATGAACTTTTTCGCCTATTGGTTCAGCGATAAAATGGTGCTGCGGCAATATCGGGCTCAGCTTGCCGAACCAGGCTCACGGTTGTATCGGATTGTGGCGGAACAAGCACAAAAGGCCAATCTTCCGATGCCAAAGGTTTATATCATTCCCGAACAAAGTCCCAATGCTTTTGCCACTGGTCGAAATCCACAGCACGCTGCGGTGGCCGCGACGGCTGGGATCCTTAATCTGCTTAACGATGATGAGCTGGCTGGCGTGATGGCCCATGAGTTGGCGCATGTGAAACATCGGGACATTCTAACTGGGACAATAGCGGCCACCATGGCTGGAGCCTTGGCCATGCTGGGCCAAATGGCCCGCTATGGGACAATGTCACGTGACCCTAATCGCCGGCAGAACCCACTGGGACTGATGCTGATCGCTATTGGTGTGCCAATTGCCGCTATGATCATTCGAGCAATGATCTCCCGAACCCGGGAATATGCTGCCGACGAGGGCGGTGCGACCATTTCCCATAAGCCTTTGGGATTGGCCAACGCATTGAAAAAGATCAGCCAAACCGTGCAAAGCGTCCCATTATCCCATGGAAATGCTGCCCATGCTCACATGTTTATCATTAATCCGTTTCTGGGCGGATTGGAACGCCTATTTGCCACGCATCCGCCAGTTGAGGACCGTATCCGAAGATTGCAAGCCATGGCATCGACGAATCGATGA
- a CDS encoding metallophosphoesterase, producing the protein MKKIIHLSDLHIGYKKQDLTHRFEGIVQSIIFVKEPAEDYVIVVTGDLVEKATDPANHEMAKLYLDRLVAHGFTVLVVPGNHDYGTGVQGDRKYQQRFKSLFYDAADVSFPRLDVIDGIAFIGLDTMEEELNTFDKLGANGELGAEQRQRLDALLGQDDVLACRHRVIYMHHHPFDPWIFHELKDSKELGQILMRHGTIDAILFGHNHHFRKWNGKWGIPRCYDAGSSTRKNDSPSFHRVIDLSKPPTEDYDADFFYDIPIDQHRSK; encoded by the coding sequence ATGAAAAAAATCATTCATCTCAGTGATCTGCATATCGGGTATAAAAAGCAGGACCTCACGCATCGGTTTGAGGGAATTGTCCAAAGCATCATCTTTGTCAAAGAGCCAGCCGAGGATTATGTGATAGTAGTCACTGGCGATCTGGTGGAAAAAGCGACAGACCCTGCCAATCATGAGATGGCTAAACTTTATCTCGATCGACTTGTTGCTCACGGATTTACTGTGCTCGTGGTGCCAGGAAATCATGATTACGGGACCGGGGTTCAAGGTGATCGAAAATATCAGCAGCGCTTCAAATCGCTATTCTATGATGCCGCCGATGTCAGCTTTCCACGGCTGGATGTGATCGATGGGATCGCGTTCATTGGGTTGGATACGATGGAGGAAGAATTGAACACGTTCGATAAGCTCGGCGCAAACGGAGAACTGGGCGCGGAGCAACGGCAGCGGCTGGACGCGCTGCTTGGGCAAGATGACGTATTGGCTTGCCGGCATCGAGTGATTTATATGCATCATCATCCATTCGATCCGTGGATCTTCCATGAACTGAAAGATTCAAAAGAATTGGGCCAAATTCTGATGAGGCATGGAACTATCGATGCGATCCTGTTTGGCCACAACCATCATTTTCGCAAGTGGAACGGCAAGTGGGGCATCCCTCGCTGCTATGACGCTGGCTCCTCCACCCGAAAAAACGATAGCCCCAGCTTCCATCGTGTCATCGACCTCTCGAAACCACCGACCGAAGATTATGATGCCGATTTCTTTTATGACATCCCAATCGACCAACACCGCTCGAAATAG